One Campylobacterota bacterium DNA segment encodes these proteins:
- the rpiB gene encoding ribose 5-phosphate isomerase B: MKFYVATDHAGIDLKNFTVENLRSKGHEVIDLGPFDKERVDYPDYAVKVCESVLGDAGSQGILICGSGIGMSMAANRFHGIRAALCHDAYTATVARGHNDANILCFGERIVGQGVAESILDAWCAGKFEGGRHCGRVEKIEAIKG; encoded by the coding sequence ATGAAATTTTACGTCGCTACCGACCACGCCGGAATCGATCTGAAAAACTTTACCGTCGAAAACCTCCGTTCCAAAGGACACGAGGTGATCGATCTGGGGCCCTTCGACAAAGAACGGGTCGACTACCCCGACTATGCGGTCAAAGTATGCGAAAGCGTCCTCGGCGACGCCGGGTCGCAGGGGATCCTCATCTGCGGTTCGGGAATCGGGATGAGCATGGCCGCCAACCGTTTCCACGGTATCCGCGCCGCGCTGTGCCATGACGCCTACACCGCCACCGTCGCGCGCGGCCACAACGACGCCAACATCCTGTGTTTCGGCGAACGGATCGTGGGACAGGGTGTCGCGGAGTCGATCCTTGACGCCTGGTGTGCCGGCAAATTCGAAGGGGGCCGCCATTGCGGCCGGGTTGAAAAAATCGAGGCCATCAAAGGATAA
- a CDS encoding site-2 protease family protein, producing the protein MNSIDLLEIPAAVLALLIAIIGHEIMHGWVAYKYGDRTAKESGRLSINPLIHIDPFGSVLVPLMTYFLPMLLGASSGFLFGWAKPVPIHIPTVIRNGGYNAAMQVSLAGIVYNFFAATMASVLLVSMPQPTEGDTILYAFAYLLVIKLLLINVVLAVFNLLPIPGFDGAHFVSYLTLKYRVRAVAEFFAKAEPYGIIAIIIILVTPLKIPLVIWPIEIVLNLLLK; encoded by the coding sequence ATGAACTCTATTGATCTGCTGGAAATTCCTGCCGCCGTTCTTGCCCTCCTGATCGCCATCATCGGGCATGAAATCATGCACGGATGGGTCGCCTACAAATACGGCGACCGTACCGCCAAAGAGAGCGGCCGTCTCAGCATCAATCCCCTTATCCACATCGATCCTTTCGGGTCTGTCCTCGTACCGCTCATGACCTATTTTCTCCCGATGCTGCTGGGAGCATCCAGCGGCTTTTTGTTCGGATGGGCCAAGCCCGTCCCGATCCACATCCCCACCGTGATCCGAAACGGCGGCTACAATGCCGCGATGCAGGTGAGTCTGGCGGGAATCGTGTACAACTTTTTCGCAGCGACGATGGCTTCGGTCCTTCTTGTCTCGATGCCACAGCCCACCGAAGGGGATACGATCCTCTACGCCTTCGCCTATCTCTTGGTCATCAAGCTGCTGCTGATCAACGTCGTGCTGGCGGTTTTCAACCTTCTGCCGATCCCCGGATTCGACGGCGCCCACTTCGTCAGCTACCTCACCCTCAAATACCGCGTCCGAGCCGTTGCCGAATTTTTCGCCAAAGCCGAACCTTATGGAATCATTGCTATCATCATCATATTGGTTACGCCGCTCAAAATTCCGTTGGTCATCTGGCCGATCGAAATCGTTTTAAATTTGTTGCTAAAATAG
- the lepB gene encoding signal peptidase I produces the protein MKKKILDAAHGAYRFSNTWTGTVVIVLFIIFFVAQAFRIPSGSMKDSLLIGDHLFAKKFAYGISTPHIPFLEIPLIPGTDGHILDGDEPQRGDIVIFRYPNNTQLHYVKRCVALPGDELFVMDKNLYLHPREGDEYARQAFKGYELVEIQGKLWVKNPYEKQHPGIHHDAKIVDNGLYPAEIFNFGPVQVPEGEFFMMGDNRDHSNDSRFWGAVPYGLIEGTPWFVYFSMDNNYEVRWDRIGKTPSDLEQPETLKRAVDERIREDADDYELY, from the coding sequence TTGAAGAAAAAAATCCTCGACGCGGCGCACGGCGCCTACCGCTTTTCCAACACGTGGACGGGGACGGTCGTCATCGTCCTTTTCATCATCTTTTTCGTCGCCCAGGCGTTTCGGATCCCCAGCGGCTCGATGAAAGATTCCCTCCTCATCGGTGACCATCTTTTTGCCAAAAAATTTGCCTACGGAATCTCCACACCTCATATCCCGTTTCTCGAAATCCCGCTGATCCCCGGGACCGACGGGCACATCCTCGACGGGGACGAGCCGCAGCGCGGCGACATCGTCATCTTCCGCTATCCCAATAATACCCAGCTGCACTACGTCAAACGCTGCGTCGCGCTGCCCGGTGACGAGTTGTTCGTCATGGACAAAAACCTCTACCTCCATCCCCGTGAAGGGGATGAGTACGCACGCCAGGCGTTCAAGGGTTATGAACTCGTTGAAATCCAGGGGAAACTCTGGGTCAAAAATCCGTACGAAAAACAGCACCCCGGTATCCACCACGACGCCAAAATCGTCGACAACGGCCTCTATCCGGCCGAAATTTTCAACTTCGGCCCCGTACAGGTTCCCGAAGGGGAGTTTTTCATGATGGGGGACAACCGTGACCACTCCAACGACAGCCGTTTTTGGGGTGCCGTCCCCTACGGACTGATCGAAGGGACGCCGTGGTTCGTCTATTTCAGCATGGACAACAATTACGAAGTGCGCTGGGACCGCATCGGCAAAACCCCAAGCGACCTGGAACAGCCCGAAACGCTCAAACGGGCCGTAGACGAACGGATCCGCGAGGACGCCGACGATTATGAACTCTATTGA
- the folD gene encoding bifunctional methylenetetrahydrofolate dehydrogenase/methenyltetrahydrofolate cyclohydrolase FolD, whose amino-acid sequence MQILDGKALALKIEQKVSEGARELKARTGRVPGLAVILVGHDPASQAYVGMKKKACDRAGFYSVTHEMPEDISQEAIVKTIEMMNANPNIDGILIQLPLPKHIDTTKILEVVAPTKDVDGFHPYNVGRLATGLDGFVPCTPLGVMELLAEYGIDVKGKNCCVVGASNIVGKPMAALLLNANATVEICHIFTDDLKKHTLAADIVLVGAGVINLIKADMVKEGAIVIDIGINRAPDGRLVGDVDYDAVAPKSSYITPVPGGVGPMTIAMLLSNTLKAAQIHAEEEK is encoded by the coding sequence ATGCAGATTCTCGACGGTAAAGCGCTCGCACTCAAAATCGAACAAAAGGTCTCCGAAGGGGCGAGGGAACTCAAAGCCCGTACAGGCAGAGTCCCCGGCCTGGCGGTCATTTTGGTTGGGCATGATCCTGCCAGCCAGGCCTATGTCGGAATGAAGAAAAAAGCGTGCGACCGCGCCGGATTTTATTCGGTCACCCACGAAATGCCCGAGGACATTTCGCAGGAGGCGATCGTCAAAACCATCGAAATGATGAACGCCAATCCCAACATCGACGGGATTTTGATCCAGCTCCCCCTTCCCAAACACATCGACACGACGAAAATCCTCGAAGTGGTCGCCCCCACCAAAGACGTCGACGGGTTCCACCCCTACAATGTCGGGCGTCTGGCGACGGGACTGGACGGGTTCGTCCCCTGCACTCCGCTGGGAGTGATGGAGTTGCTCGCCGAATACGGCATCGACGTCAAGGGGAAAAACTGCTGCGTCGTCGGAGCTTCCAACATCGTCGGCAAACCGATGGCCGCACTGCTGCTTAATGCCAACGCCACCGTTGAAATCTGCCACATCTTCACCGATGACCTCAAAAAACACACCCTCGCCGCCGACATCGTCCTCGTCGGTGCGGGGGTCATCAACCTGATCAAAGCGGACATGGTCAAAGAGGGTGCGATCGTGATCGACATCGGTATCAACCGTGCCCCTGACGGGCGTCTCGTCGGCGACGTCGATTACGACGCCGTGGCCCCGAAAAGCTCCTACATTACCCCCGTCCCCGGCGGGGTCGGACCGATGACCATCGCGATGCTGCTCTCCAACACCCTCAAAGCGGCCCAAATCCACGCGGAAGAAGAGAAATAA
- a CDS encoding cytochrome c, whose protein sequence is MRWIFVLLLASAGANAESFITKEEYAAGLYHNPRGVGCHLCHGENGEGKLIARYKDEGASKVFAGKPINKLPFKEFYLKLNSRIIGMPRYYLTDTEIQTLYYYLHREEFKRAANRPAKTR, encoded by the coding sequence GTGCGCTGGATTTTTGTTCTCCTTCTGGCATCGGCAGGTGCGAACGCCGAGTCGTTCATCACGAAAGAGGAATACGCGGCCGGGCTTTATCACAACCCGCGCGGGGTGGGATGCCACCTCTGTCACGGCGAAAACGGCGAAGGGAAGCTCATCGCCCGCTACAAAGACGAAGGGGCCTCCAAAGTTTTCGCCGGAAAACCCATCAACAAGCTCCCGTTCAAGGAATTTTATCTCAAGCTCAACAGCCGGATCATCGGGATGCCGCGGTATTACCTGACCGATACCGAGATCCAGACCCTCTATTATTACCTGCATCGAGAGGAGTTCAAACGTGCCGCTAACCGACCTGCAAAAACTCGATAG
- a CDS encoding aldolase/citrate lyase family protein translates to MPLTDLQKLDSLIAKDDLSALQTLASAVPRIQNRSLSFRSVMMLSAHNTKHLSKIPSVPAECLMLNLEDGVAPEQKPYALALCAIALAANPKSDKKLIVRVNALGEGGEEEIEYLNPFMPDGIRIPKIRSAQEVRRAAGLIGKGIELHLSVETKEAWLALEEIASEPGISAYYLGVLDLFADLGLSQSLLHPDNPTVHYMLARFLTTGRACGIKPVSFVYQNHKNLDCLRNWLELEKMMGFDAKGCISPAQAELIHEVLGHGEAELKRAREIVELFREHAAHGVTGFVHEVYGFIDEPIYKGALAVLNSR, encoded by the coding sequence GTGCCGCTAACCGACCTGCAAAAACTCGATAGCCTGATTGCGAAAGACGATCTTTCCGCCCTGCAAACACTCGCTTCGGCCGTCCCCCGCATCCAAAACCGCTCCCTCTCTTTCCGGTCGGTCATGATGCTCTCGGCCCACAACACCAAGCATCTTTCGAAAATCCCCTCCGTTCCCGCCGAATGCCTGATGCTGAACCTCGAAGACGGGGTTGCGCCGGAGCAAAAACCCTATGCCCTTGCGCTGTGCGCGATCGCCCTCGCGGCGAATCCGAAAAGCGATAAAAAACTGATCGTCCGGGTCAATGCGCTCGGAGAGGGGGGCGAAGAGGAGATCGAATATCTCAACCCCTTTATGCCCGATGGTATCCGCATCCCGAAAATCCGCTCTGCGCAAGAGGTCCGGCGGGCGGCGGGGCTCATCGGGAAGGGGATCGAACTGCACCTCTCCGTCGAGACCAAAGAAGCATGGCTCGCACTGGAGGAGATTGCCTCGGAGCCGGGGATTTCGGCGTATTATCTGGGGGTGCTCGATCTGTTTGCCGATCTGGGGCTTTCCCAGAGCCTGCTGCATCCGGACAATCCGACGGTCCATTACATGCTGGCCCGTTTTCTGACCACCGGGCGCGCGTGCGGCATCAAGCCGGTGTCGTTCGTCTACCAGAACCACAAGAACCTCGACTGCCTGCGTAACTGGCTCGAGCTCGAAAAGATGATGGGGTTTGACGCCAAAGGGTGCATTTCACCTGCCCAGGCCGAGCTGATCCACGAAGTGCTCGGCCACGGCGAAGCGGAACTCAAACGGGCCAGAGAGATCGTCGAACTGTTTCGCGAGCATGCGGCGCACGGCGTGACGGGGTTTGTCCATGAAGTATACGGTTTTATCGACGAGCCGATCTACAAAGGGGCGTTGGCAGTCCTCAACAGCCGCTGA
- a CDS encoding NifB/NifX family molybdenum-iron cluster-binding protein, giving the protein MIAIPIESPNAVLMSSKLFGNAKYFALYDPATDRHTLISNEGCGNGIRTAAFLLERGATSALYGFLGDGPFHTMIRGGMKVFWLGRKTMRLQEAIRCAIKGQLVEVTPENASLYLDPGTDAGACTCGCSHE; this is encoded by the coding sequence ATGATCGCCATTCCGATCGAATCGCCCAACGCCGTATTGATGAGTAGCAAACTCTTCGGAAACGCCAAATATTTCGCGCTGTACGACCCTGCGACCGACCGTCATACCCTCATCTCCAACGAGGGGTGCGGAAACGGCATCCGGACTGCCGCTTTTTTGCTGGAACGGGGAGCCACGTCGGCGCTGTACGGCTTTTTGGGGGACGGACCTTTCCATACGATGATACGCGGCGGGATGAAAGTGTTCTGGCTGGGACGCAAGACGATGCGCCTGCAGGAGGCGATCCGCTGCGCGATCAAAGGGCAGCTCGTCGAGGTGACCCCGGAGAACGCAAGCCTCTATCTCGATCCCGGAACCGATGCGGGCGCATGCACCTGCGGATGCAGCCATGAGTGA
- a CDS encoding NifU family protein, translating into MESLPLMEEALRAYERADYPTARSIWESLIHTDTDAMVNLGTMYVKGYGVAKDLATARELFERAAETGHEVASFYLGGMYENGIGVAADKALSLHYYTHAAEGGIGGAQLKLGILLRHEEPKDAMHWMIRAAHAGEKQAHALLTYVSNKNGAADINVAFRRLDEDAQRKKVEAVISARLSPVLAGDGGGVELVHYVSGDTPEIWLRYLGACSGCHLGPTSTAGMILEAFESEIDKQIVIYLW; encoded by the coding sequence ATGGAATCCCTACCGCTTATGGAAGAAGCCCTGAGAGCTTATGAACGGGCGGACTACCCGACCGCCCGCTCGATCTGGGAAAGCCTGATCCACACCGATACCGACGCGATGGTCAACCTGGGAACGATGTACGTCAAGGGCTACGGCGTCGCCAAAGACCTCGCGACGGCGCGGGAACTGTTCGAGCGTGCGGCGGAAACGGGGCACGAAGTTGCTTCGTTTTACCTGGGGGGAATGTACGAAAACGGAATCGGCGTAGCGGCGGACAAAGCGCTGTCGTTGCACTACTACACGCACGCGGCCGAAGGGGGAATCGGCGGGGCGCAGCTCAAACTGGGGATACTGCTGCGCCACGAGGAACCTAAAGATGCGATGCACTGGATGATCCGCGCCGCCCATGCGGGGGAGAAGCAGGCCCATGCGCTCCTCACCTACGTCAGTAACAAAAACGGGGCGGCCGACATAAATGTCGCGTTTCGGAGGCTGGATGAGGACGCGCAGCGCAAAAAAGTCGAGGCGGTGATTTCCGCCCGGCTCTCTCCCGTCCTTGCCGGCGACGGGGGCGGGGTGGAACTGGTCCACTATGTCAGCGGCGATACCCCCGAAATCTGGCTGCGTTATCTGGGGGCCTGTTCCGGATGCCATCTGGGTCCCACGTCGACGGCGGGGATGATTCTCGAAGCGTTCGAAAGCGAAATCGACAAACAAATCGTCATTTACCTGTGGTGA
- a CDS encoding TOBE domain-containing protein: protein MNTFHATVEAINSDEFFSCITVRAADMLLKLLKTQTPSWLSVGDEVECRVQEAAIAICRGTKEESVSIENRLQGQLHRFRKGTVLSEVSVQTPCGALNSLITTDAFERMELCEGCEVTLLLKAVDIKLTPPVESLSYEKCKEKLYPV from the coding sequence ATGAATACGTTTCATGCCACCGTTGAAGCGATCAACAGCGACGAATTCTTCAGCTGTATCACCGTGCGTGCGGCCGACATGCTTCTCAAGCTCCTCAAAACGCAGACCCCTTCATGGCTCAGTGTCGGCGACGAGGTGGAATGCCGCGTTCAGGAAGCGGCCATCGCGATCTGCCGCGGAACCAAAGAAGAGAGCGTGTCGATCGAGAACCGTCTCCAAGGACAACTGCATCGTTTCCGTAAGGGGACGGTGCTCAGCGAAGTAAGCGTCCAGACCCCCTGCGGGGCCCTTAATTCCCTCATCACGACCGACGCGTTTGAACGGATGGAGTTGTGCGAAGGGTGCGAGGTGACGCTGCTGCTCAAAGCGGTGGACATCAAGCTCACCCCGCCGGTCGAGTCGCTCTCGTATGAAAAATGCAAAGAGAAGCTGTATCCGGTTTAG
- a CDS encoding 4Fe-4S dicluster domain-containing protein, with the protein MAVMINDLCINCDACIEVCPVGAIVSEGDSPRSDWEYTYVKPEKCIECVGHAETPACAAECPTEGCIVWDMPYTAEYNDYFVNSADYVIGESKKRGVLTPEVSPQPFKEEISIAAREAHEAVAV; encoded by the coding sequence ATGGCGGTAATGATTAACGATTTGTGCATCAACTGCGATGCCTGTATCGAGGTGTGCCCGGTGGGCGCAATCGTAAGCGAAGGCGATTCCCCGCGCAGCGACTGGGAATACACCTACGTCAAACCCGAAAAATGCATCGAGTGCGTCGGCCATGCCGAAACGCCCGCCTGTGCGGCCGAGTGCCCCACCGAGGGGTGCATCGTCTGGGATATGCCTTACACGGCCGAATACAACGACTATTTCGTCAACAGTGCCGATTACGTCATCGGCGAGTCGAAAAAACGGGGGGTACTGACTCCCGAGGTTTCGCCTCAGCCGTTCAAGGAAGAGATCTCCATCGCCGCGCGCGAAGCGCACGAAGCGGTCGCGGTCTAA
- a CDS encoding NifB/NifX family molybdenum-iron cluster-binding protein, with translation MLVAFASSDGVFVNQHFGWSKSFELYRVTPQSAEYVKTIDSSEDAIADEHEKLAYKIGTVREADILYCSQIGPTASKLVLAEKIHPLRCGENDRIDDSIAKLQELLLGNPPPWLLRILHTSKDKG, from the coding sequence GTGCTCGTCGCGTTTGCCTCTTCCGACGGCGTTTTTGTCAATCAGCATTTCGGGTGGTCGAAAAGTTTTGAACTCTACCGCGTAACCCCCCAGAGCGCCGAATACGTCAAGACGATCGACAGTTCCGAAGATGCGATCGCCGACGAGCACGAGAAACTCGCCTACAAAATCGGTACGGTCAGGGAAGCGGACATTCTGTATTGCTCGCAGATCGGGCCGACGGCATCGAAACTGGTGCTGGCCGAAAAAATCCATCCCCTGCGCTGCGGCGAAAACGATCGGATCGACGACTCGATCGCCAAGCTCCAGGAACTGCTGCTGGGCAATCCGCCCCCGTGGCTGTTGCGTATTCTACACACTTCAAAAGACAAGGGGTAA
- a CDS encoding 4Fe-4S dicluster domain-containing protein, with amino-acid sequence MSVIINDTCITCDACLQQCPVGAILDDAHNPVGEKRYYVQPEKCVECVGIYDDPQCAAICPSIGCITWDMPFSAAFDEHFRNETIYKLGRTKEGILKSPLYKEKPCRSDIPLEDRGVGRLVQEEPDGLEEAG; translated from the coding sequence ATGTCCGTTATCATCAACGATACCTGCATCACCTGCGATGCCTGTTTACAGCAATGTCCCGTGGGGGCGATTCTCGACGATGCGCACAACCCGGTAGGGGAAAAACGCTATTACGTCCAGCCCGAGAAGTGTGTCGAATGCGTCGGCATCTATGACGATCCGCAGTGTGCCGCGATCTGCCCGAGCATCGGGTGCATCACGTGGGATATGCCCTTTAGCGCGGCTTTCGATGAACATTTTCGCAACGAAACGATCTACAAACTGGGAAGGACGAAAGAGGGAATCCTCAAATCGCCTCTTTACAAAGAAAAACCGTGCCGGAGCGACATCCCCCTCGAAGATCGCGGGGTGGGGCGTCTTGTGCAGGAAGAACCGGACGGTCTCGAAGAAGCGGGGTGA
- the nikR gene encoding nickel-responsive transcriptional regulator NikR translates to MANDAIIRFSVSLPEELLISLDNQIINQGYVSRSEFIRDLIREQIVEDRWNSGEDAVIGVLTLIYDHHQRDLLQKMTDFQHDTDAQVLCNTHIHIDHHNCLETIMIKGTAHQVEELAGKISGLKGINFSKLTKTATF, encoded by the coding sequence ATGGCCAACGACGCAATCATACGGTTCAGCGTTTCGCTCCCCGAAGAGCTGCTGATCTCGCTGGACAACCAAATTATCAATCAGGGGTACGTTTCCCGTTCGGAATTTATCCGTGACCTCATCCGCGAGCAGATCGTCGAAGACCGGTGGAATAGCGGGGAAGATGCAGTCATCGGCGTATTGACGTTGATTTACGACCATCACCAGCGTGATCTTCTTCAAAAAATGACGGATTTTCAGCACGATACCGATGCGCAGGTACTGTGCAATACCCACATCCACATCGATCACCATAACTGCCTCGAAACGATTATGATCAAAGGTACGGCGCATCAGGTGGAAGAGCTGGCCGGCAAAATCAGCGGCCTCAAAGGGATCAATTTTTCAAAACTGACGAAAACCGCCACGTTCTGA
- a CDS encoding TonB-dependent receptor produces MDHRVAGRIFAVLGAVSPLYAGGEQTISDIFVPGVTVEAAADAAASRTSAGEGTVNARQLEERPLLRPAEVLETVPGLIVTQHSGDGKANQYFLRGFSLDHGTDFYTTIEGMPTNLPTHAHGQGYNDLNFLIPELISQITYKKGPYYASEGDFASTGSARIRYADRFDAGLVSVTGGSFGHRRVLNIDSFEADGGTLLYALEYFHNDGPWDHPEGYERFNGVVSYTKESANRRYKITAMGYRGEWDATNHVPVRAIDSGLIGRYGSLDTSDGGTTHRYSLSGEYERRDSRGVTSLNAYVIDYGLDLYSNFTYFLNDPLHGDQFRQKDARTILGGEAKRTEAGSFFGADSIRTYGLQLRHDAIRNVSLSNTQNRVFVSPVTSDRVDESAAGAYWQEEIEAADKVRVTLGIRGDTYRFGVESGVNPADSGTVHDSILSPKLGLIFGPWGQTEIFLNGGYGFHSNDARGVTKESDPATPLVRTKGAEIGVQNRSVSGLQTALSLWMMQSDSELVFAGDTGGTEATGPSRRMGIEWANYWTPAPWFILDADAAVSRARYRDPASAGGKYVPEAIEQVVSLGAAVTDYNGWFGGLRLRYFGSRALNEENTQRSKPSTLVNLKAGRRIAKNVDLALDVYNLFNRKTYDIEYFYESRLASEAAGVADHMVHPGEPRSFRIRLDMRY; encoded by the coding sequence GTGGATCATCGGGTTGCCGGCCGCATCTTTGCCGTTTTGGGTGCCGTTTCTCCGTTATACGCAGGGGGAGAACAAACCATCTCCGACATCTTTGTTCCCGGCGTCACCGTCGAGGCCGCTGCCGACGCCGCTGCGTCCCGCACCTCTGCGGGAGAGGGGACGGTGAACGCCCGGCAGCTGGAGGAACGTCCGCTGCTCCGTCCTGCCGAAGTGCTCGAAACGGTTCCGGGATTGATCGTGACCCAGCACAGCGGCGACGGCAAAGCGAACCAGTATTTTCTGCGGGGGTTCAGCCTCGATCACGGGACCGATTTTTACACCACGATCGAGGGGATGCCGACGAATCTTCCCACCCATGCCCACGGGCAGGGGTACAACGATCTCAATTTCCTGATCCCGGAGCTGATTTCGCAGATTACGTATAAAAAAGGGCCCTATTATGCGTCGGAAGGAGATTTTGCCTCCACCGGAAGCGCCCGTATCCGCTACGCCGATCGGTTCGATGCGGGTCTGGTGAGCGTCACCGGGGGGAGTTTCGGCCACCGAAGGGTGTTGAATATCGACTCGTTCGAAGCGGACGGGGGGACGCTGCTGTACGCGCTGGAATATTTTCATAACGACGGTCCGTGGGATCATCCCGAAGGGTACGAGCGTTTCAACGGTGTCGTGAGCTATACGAAAGAATCGGCGAATCGGCGGTACAAAATTACCGCCATGGGGTATCGCGGAGAATGGGACGCGACGAACCATGTTCCCGTTCGGGCGATCGACAGCGGCCTGATCGGACGCTACGGTTCACTGGATACTTCAGACGGAGGTACAACCCACCGTTACAGCCTGTCGGGAGAATACGAACGCCGCGACAGCCGAGGCGTGACGAGCCTGAACGCATACGTCATCGATTACGGGCTTGATTTGTATTCGAATTTCACGTATTTTCTGAACGACCCCCTACACGGAGACCAGTTCCGACAAAAAGACGCACGCACCATTCTTGGCGGTGAAGCGAAACGGACCGAAGCAGGGTCTTTTTTCGGTGCCGATTCGATTCGCACGTACGGTTTGCAGCTGCGCCACGACGCGATCCGAAACGTCTCCCTCTCCAACACCCAAAACCGCGTATTCGTCAGCCCCGTGACCTCGGACCGTGTCGATGAGAGTGCGGCGGGAGCGTACTGGCAGGAGGAGATCGAAGCGGCAGACAAAGTGCGGGTCACCCTCGGAATTCGGGGGGACACCTACCGTTTCGGCGTCGAAAGCGGGGTCAATCCCGCCGATTCGGGAACGGTCCACGATTCGATCCTGAGCCCGAAACTGGGATTGATCTTCGGACCGTGGGGCCAAACGGAGATATTCCTCAACGGCGGGTACGGATTTCACAGCAACGACGCCAGGGGGGTGACGAAGGAATCCGATCCGGCCACGCCGCTGGTACGGACCAAAGGGGCCGAAATCGGCGTACAAAACCGCTCGGTGAGCGGCTTGCAGACGGCATTGTCGTTGTGGATGATGCAAAGCGATTCGGAACTGGTCTTTGCCGGAGACACCGGCGGGACCGAAGCAACCGGCCCTTCGCGACGGATGGGAATCGAATGGGCCAACTACTGGACCCCCGCACCGTGGTTTATCCTCGATGCCGATGCCGCAGTCTCCCGCGCCCGTTACAGGGATCCCGCTTCGGCAGGAGGGAAATACGTTCCCGAAGCGATCGAGCAGGTGGTATCGCTTGGAGCGGCCGTAACCGACTATAACGGTTGGTTTGGCGGGCTTCGGCTCCGTTATTTCGGAAGCCGCGCGCTGAACGAGGAGAATACGCAGCGCTCGAAACCTTCGACGCTTGTCAATCTCAAAGCCGGACGCCGGATTGCGAAAAACGTTGATCTCGCGTTGGACGTGTACAATCTTTTCAACCGTAAAACCTACGATATCGAGTATTTTTACGAATCGCGGCTGGCGTCCGAAGCCGCGGGCGTTGCCGATCACATGGTCCATCCGGGCGAACCGCGTTCGTTTCGGATCAGGCTGGATATGCGCTATTGA
- a CDS encoding DMT family transporter produces the protein MIFHPDTRLGILYMLAASFLFALTVAFAKLLSSSMGSVEVTFWRNAVGLVLILSLAFRKPIRNVGGRPFTLVFRGIVGTVALLAFFYTVGATTLSNAIVYSKTEPIFTAILAFLLMGEHLSKRAVLAIVVGFTGVVMLSGADFGYLHAMGLLTGFLSALAYTSVRSLKSHYDERTVVLSFMIFGVLIPAALMIAAERYTSELFAFALSPFVIPKGRDWLWIVLMGSAAAYGQIFMTRAYFYAKAGIVSTTSYSVVLFATAFGIVLGDALPTPMVIAGGALVVLSGILLIRSR, from the coding sequence ATGATTTTCCATCCCGATACCCGGCTCGGCATCCTTTACATGCTCGCCGCCTCGTTTTTGTTCGCCCTCACCGTCGCGTTTGCCAAACTCCTCTCCTCGTCGATGGGATCGGTCGAAGTAACCTTCTGGCGCAATGCCGTCGGGCTGGTGCTGATCCTTTCCCTCGCGTTTCGCAAACCGATCCGCAACGTCGGAGGACGCCCCTTTACCCTCGTTTTTCGCGGCATTGTGGGAACGGTGGCCTTGCTGGCCTTTTTCTACACGGTCGGCGCGACCACCCTCTCCAACGCCATCGTCTATTCCAAAACCGAACCCATATTTACGGCGATCCTCGCATTTCTTCTGATGGGGGAGCACCTCTCCAAACGGGCGGTTTTAGCGATCGTCGTCGGTTTTACGGGGGTAGTGATGCTCAGCGGGGCCGATTTCGGGTACCTCCACGCGATGGGGCTGCTGACGGGGTTCCTCTCGGCACTGGCCTATACCAGCGTCCGAAGCCTCAAATCCCATTACGACGAACGGACGGTCGTCCTCTCCTTCATGATCTTCGGGGTTCTGATCCCCGCGGCACTCATGATCGCGGCGGAACGCTACACCTCGGAACTGTTTGCCTTCGCCCTCAGCCCGTTCGTGATCCCCAAGGGGCGTGACTGGCTGTGGATCGTCCTGATGGGGAGTGCGGCGGCCTACGGACAGATCTTTATGACCCGCGCCTATTTTTACGCCAAAGCGGGGATCGTGAGCACGACGAGTTATTCGGTCGTTTTGTTTGCGACGGCGTTTGGAATCGTTTTGGGGGATGCGCTGCCGACCCCGATGGTAATCGCGGGGGGAGCGCTGGTTGTCCTCAGCGGTATTTTGCTGATCCGCAGCCGCTGA